CTATATGGACGCGAACCGACGACGGTTCCTCGGGCTGACGAGTGCGGCGATCTCGGCGGGGCTGGCGGGCTGTGCCGGCTCCGCGGGCGACGAGGCGGAGTCCTCGACCGAGTCAGCCGCGACGACGACCGAGGCGGACGCGACGACGACCGCACCGCCGGACACGAGCTACAGCGTGACGATGGCGCCGGTCGGCGACGTGACGTTCGACGACGTACCGGAGACGTTCACCGTGTACGAGTCGGGCTACGCCGACATGGGTATCGCGCTCGGGAAGGGCGAAGACCTGCTCGCGGTCGGCAACACGGCGCGCTACTACACCGACCACGTCGACGAGTTGGACGGCGTCGCCGCAAACACGGAGCCGACCCAGTTGCTCGGCGACTCGTACGCAATCGACCGCGAGTTGTTCTACGAACTCGACAGCGACGTCCACCTGATCGACCCGCAGTGGCTCCTCAACAACGGCTACTTCAAGCTGGAGGAGTCGGACCTCACAACCGTCACCGAGGACGTGGGCCCGTTCGTCGGAAACACGATCTTCCGGCGGACGGACCCGTGGCACGAGTACCGCTACTACACGCTGTACGAGGCGTTCGAGACGGTCGCGCAGGTGTTCGACCGCGCCGACCGCTACGAGGCGGTGAAGGCCGTCCACGACGACGCGGTCGCCGACGTGAGCGCCCGGCTGCCGAGTGCGGACGCCCGCCCGAACGCGCTGTTGTGCTTCGGCGCCGGCGACGAACCCGAGCAGTTCTACCCGTACCGCCTCTCCGACCGCGGGACGAACAAGAAGCAGTTCCGCGATCTGGGCATCACGGACGCCCTCTCGGGGACGGGCATCTCGGGGCTGTCGACGAACGACCGCGGTCAGATCGACTACGAGACGATGCTGGAGGTCGACCCCGACTCGATCCTCCTGCGCGGCCACGAGAGCAAGACTGAGCAGGAGTTCCGCGACACGGTCGTCGCGTTCATGCAGGAGCACTCGGTCGCGTCCGAGTTGACCGCCGTCCAGGAGGGGCGCGTGTTTCGCGGTGGTCCCATCTACCAGGGACCGCTCCAGCACCTGTTCAACCTCGAACGCTTCGCGACGCTGTACTTCCCCGACGAGTTCTCCGGCGACCTGTTCTCACGGGACGAACTGGCGGCGGCGATCCGCGGCGAGGCCTGAGTCTCTCCACTCTGTTTTAGGCCAGCCAAAATCGGAGCACACTTATTGGTTTAGGCTAGCCTAAAACCATGGGCCGAACCAGACGACGCGTCCTCGGTGGGATCGCGAGTGGACTGACTGTGGGTGCTGCGGGGTGCCTGGGCGGCACAAGTGGCGGGGCCCAGAGTGACGACGGAACCGCTTCAGAGACGACGGCGTCGGCAACTACCACAGCCGACACCGCGTACACCGCCTCCATCGTGCCGGTGGGCGAGGTGACGTTCCCGGACGTGCCCGAGACGTGGCTCTGCTACAACGGCGGCTGGGCGGACATGGCGTTCGCACTGGGCCAACGCGACGGCTTCCTGACCGCAGGAAACATGATCCCTGGGTTCTTTTTCGAGCCGTTCGGGCTGGACGTTCCCGGACAAGACGACCTGCCGGCGTTGGCCGACTGGAACGCCGGCGGCTGGAACAAGGAGGTGTTCTACGAACTCGATCCAGACGTGATCCTGATGGATCCCACCTACCTGCACGGGACGGGGTGGGACGACGACTGGGACGCCGACGACACCGCCGAGATCCGCGACAACGTCGCGCCGTTCTTCGGGAACAACTGTCGGCGCCGTCGCGAGTTCCACGACTACAAGCTGTACAGCATGTACGGCGCGTTCGAGCGCCTCGCCGAGGCGTTCCAAGAACAGGAACGCTACCGTGCGTTCGCGGAGCTCCACGACGAGGTGCTCTCTGAGGTGCAGTCCCGGCTCCCACCCGAGGAGGAGCGCCCTGAGATCGGGCTGATCAACGGCGGGTCGAACCCCGAGGAGGGCGTCTTCTACCCCCTCCACACACAAGACGAGGGGTACGAGATGAAGCCGTACCGCGATCTCGACGTGAAGAGCGCCTTCTCGAAGGATCTGGAGGCCGC
The DNA window shown above is from Halobaculum marinum and carries:
- a CDS encoding ABC transporter substrate-binding protein, with the translated sequence MDANRRRFLGLTSAAISAGLAGCAGSAGDEAESSTESAATTTEADATTTAPPDTSYSVTMAPVGDVTFDDVPETFTVYESGYADMGIALGKGEDLLAVGNTARYYTDHVDELDGVAANTEPTQLLGDSYAIDRELFYELDSDVHLIDPQWLLNNGYFKLEESDLTTVTEDVGPFVGNTIFRRTDPWHEYRYYTLYEAFETVAQVFDRADRYEAVKAVHDDAVADVSARLPSADARPNALLCFGAGDEPEQFYPYRLSDRGTNKKQFRDLGITDALSGTGISGLSTNDRGQIDYETMLEVDPDSILLRGHESKTEQEFRDTVVAFMQEHSVASELTAVQEGRVFRGGPIYQGPLQHLFNLERFATLYFPDEFSGDLFSRDELAAAIRGEA
- a CDS encoding ABC transporter substrate-binding protein, yielding MGEVTFPDVPETWLCYNGGWADMAFALGQRDGFLTAGNMIPGFFFEPFGLDVPGQDDLPALADWNAGGWNKEVFYELDPDVILMDPTYLHGTGWDDDWDADDTAEIRDNVAPFFGNNCRRRREFHDYKLYSMYGAFERLAEAFQEQERYRAFAELHDEVLSEVQSRLPPEEERPEIGLINGGSNPEEGVFYPLHTQDEGYEMKPYRDLDVKSAFSKDLEAAGEADYERLLEVDPEIIVVHWGIGTTTPEADGFDAEAFHEQYVRPMEEDGVGSQLTAVQNGRVYPGAYGEQGPIVNLLQTEMKAQQLYPEEFGEFDPESFPEVPEDRQLFDRQRVRDIITGEF